GCCGTGACCCGGCCCGCGCCGAACCTCGCCCTGCCGCGGTGGCGTCGGTGGTGGGCAGCCGAGCACGGCTCCGTGACCGCCGAAGCCGTGCTGGTGGCCCCGCTGCTGGTCATGCTGCTGCTGTTCCTGGCCGTGGTGGTGCACCGCGGCGTCGACGCGCGGCTGCGGCTCGACGACGCCGCCCACCAGGCCGCCCGCGCCGCCACGCTACACCGCAGCACCCCCGCCGCCACCACCGCCGCACGCGACACCGCCGAAGCAGCGCTCGCGCAGGCCGATCTGGCGTGCCACACCGTCACCACCACGATGTCCGGCACGCTGGCCCCCGCCGGCGCGGTGACCGTGCGCGTGCGCTGCACCGTCGACTTCGGCCAAGCCCTGCTGCTCGGCGTGCCCGGCGGAAAAACCCTGGAATCGACCGCCAGCGAGGTCGTCGACACCCACCGCTCCCAGCGCCGAGCCGGAGCCAGGCCATGACCCCCCGCAGCAACGACCGTGGGTGGGACGCCTGGTGGCGAGCCGACGACGGCCGGGTGACCGCCTTCGTGCTCACGTTGCTGATCGGGCTGCTCGCCCTGACCGGACTGAGCTTGGACGGCGGCGTCGCGCTGGCGAGCAAGGTCCGCGCCAGCGGGCAAGCCGAGTCCGCCGCCCGCGCCGCCGCCCAAGCCCTCGACCTCGCCACCTATCGCGCCCACGACGTGGTGCGCCTCGATCCAGCGCTGGCGCGAGACCTGGCGCAGCGGTACCTGGCCAGTGTGGGCGCCACCGGCACCGTCACGGTCGCCGGGGACACGGTGACCGTCGAGGTCACCGCCACCTATAAAACCCAGCTGCTGTCGCTGGTCGGCATTGACGACATCACCACCCACGGGCGGGGCGCCGCCCACCCGCAGCGCGGGGTCACCGGCGAAGACCGTGGGTTCGCGGATCCTGAAGCAGGGATGGGCGGGAACTGACGTGGATGGCATCGGTCACGCCTCAGGAGGCGCCCGGGGATCCCCCATCGGCGGGTGCTCCCACCCGAACCGGCCAGTCGCCACGCTCCCGTCCGGCTCAGCGGGGCGGTTCTGCGGGGATGTCGTCGAGGTCGAGTCGCCACCAGTTGTCGTCAACGACAAGGTGCAGGTCGGGACCTCTGCCGACAACGTGCGCTGTCGGAGGCACTGGTCGCCCGTCGGGTTGGACGAGCCGATACTCGCCGGTGACGTGGAGCCGATCGCCGCTGAGGATGCCTACGACCAGCTTGTCGTGGTCGGGCCCATAACCGCCATACAGCGCGATGCGGAACCCACCTACGACGAGGGCTTTGGCCCCAGGAATGTCGTTGTGCCATCCGGTCATGGTGTCGTTGTGGATCCGCACGATGGGAAAGTCGGTGTAGTAGCAGGTCCAGGCCGTGTCGTCGGCAACGTTGAGTGCGTAGCAGTCGCTGATCGCGCCCCAGGTGTTGTCGACATGCGAGGGGTACCGCCATTCCTGGGTGAAGGCCGCGGAGTACCGGATCAACCCACATGCCCCCACCGGGGGCTCACTGTCCTCGTCGCCCCAGCCGTAGTTGCCGTAGACCCCTTCATCGAAGTAGCCCACCCAGATCTCGCCTCCGCGGGTGGTTTGCACGTGCTCGATGCCGTCGCCGAGGGTCTGCTCGGTCAGGACCGTTCCGGTGGAGTCGTAGACGATCGCGTTGCGGTCCGGGCCGTCTGGCCGCCACCGGCACCGGGCGCCCACGACCAGGACCTGCCCGTCGGGCAGCGGCTGCACCGAGGGGTGCGCGAGCGGAAGGCTGGGAATCCGCGCGGCGATGGCCATGTCCGGCGCATGCACGGTCACCCGTGCCGCGGCTGGGCGCGGCGCCTGGGGATCGGGAAAGGTGGCCCATCCCGGCTGGGTCGTGGTCGATGTCAACGCCGCCAGGTCCTTCCCGGCCGACCACAACGCCACCACTTCGCCCGATGGGCCGACCGACGCGGATACCCGCACATCGCCCTGCTGTGGCGGCACGAGCTGCGCGTGGTGGCGGGCCTGGACCGTGGGCAGCGCCATCACCGCCGCACGCCGTGCCGCCTCTCTCTGCTGACGCTGCTGAGCCCAGTCTTCGGTCACCGACACATTCGATCACGCCGCCGGTTGCGTGGCCCACGGTATTTCGCGCTTGACGGAGTTGCCCCTCACCCGGGCCGCGCCCACGACTTCTGGCCACGGGCGAGTGTTCGGCTCGCCGGGATCGCTGACGTCAACCACGGTTTCCGACAGTAAGGAGTTCCAGATGGCGACCACTGACGAGATCGAGCGCCGTGTCGCCGAGGCAGACGCCGCCCGCAGCGCCAGGAGAACCGCCGCAGCCAAGCGCGTCGGCGAACTCGCGCAGCGCCGCGCTGCGGTTGCCGAGGAACTGCGTGCCATCGAACGCGAACTCGGCGATGCCCTTGCCACCGACAGCGATGTCATCGACGTTGACGAGCTCGCGCAGTTCACCGACGTCCCGGCCGCCGAGCTCACCCGATGGCTGACCAATCGGAAGCCGGTTCGCGCCAGCACCACACGCAAGCGCCCGGTCAAGAGCGGGAAGAAGGGTGACACCGGCCCACCACCGGCCACGGCGCACGCCCCGGTGAGGGACGGCCGAACATCCCCGGCGACGAAACCCGCGATCCCATCGGGCGCGCCCGCCCAGGTCGCGGGCGCGGCAGACGGGACCTGACGGTGCACTCCGCGCGCCGCGCTCGGGCACCGGTCACGGCTCGCCACGTCCGACGGGTATGGGTCGTGCTTCGGTTCGTCTGCCGGGTGGTGCGGGGAGGGCTTGCCTGTGCCGTCCTGCTTGCTGTGGTGGTCGCCCTGCCTGGGGTCTTGGTGCGCTACATCGGTTGGCCGCTGCCGGATCACCTTCCCAGCACCGACGAGCTGACCGTGGTGTTGCTGCAACCCATGTCCACCGGGTTCCTGCTCGACGCCTTGGCATGCTTGGCCTGGCTGCTCTGGTTCTGTTTCGTGCTCGATGTGCTCGCCTGCGCGGTCGAGCTGGCCCGCGGTGCCCGCTGGTCCGAGCTCGCCCGGCAGAGCGGGCCGCTGCGCCGTGTCGCCGCCGTCCTGATTGGTGCCCTGCTGGTGGCCGTCCTCGGCCGCACCGCCACCGCGGCACCCGCCGCAACGGCCGGCGGTTCTCCCGGTCACGCCTTCAGCCCGATCGTGGCCACCGCCCCCGCCTGGCACACCCCGGCTATCGGGGGCGCCGGAGCATCCGCGGCGGCGGGCGCGCAGGACCAGACACGGTCCGCCTCCGCGGGCGCGGTCGGCGAGGACACGCCACCGGGGACAGAACGGGCGAGGCTACCGGAGAACGGGGTGCACGATTCGTTGTGGCGCATCGCCGACCGCTGTCTGGGTGATGGGAGCCGCTGGCCGGAGATCTGGGCGCTCAACCAGGGCAGTACCCAGCCAGGTGGCCGTGTTCTCACCAACCCGCACCTCATCCAGCCCGGCGATCTGTTCCGCCTCCCCACTCACAGCAGCACCCAGCCCGGCCCGGACACCGACTCGCCCGTCCCCCACCCAGCACCTCCGCCGTCGGTTCCGCGGGAGCCCGTGCCTTCGACACCGCCCCCGCCCTCCGAGAGCCACAGCCCGGGCGCCAACACGCCCGTTGGGCCACCGGCAGCCACGCACGCGGACCCGGCCGATGGGCCAGCGGCGGAACCGTCTGGGGGTGTGTCGTGGGGCACCGAGGTGTTTGTCAGTCTCGGCCTAGCCACCGCCGTCAGCGCCGCACTGCTCCTGCTGCGGCGCCGCCACAACGCCCGCTACCGGCCCGGCAGCGGGCGCCGTGACGATCACCTTCCCGTGGCGCCGGTGGTCTACCAGCTGCGCCTGGCGCACCTGCAGGCCCAACACCAGGACGACGACCGAGGTCTAGTGGCCGAGGCATCCCAGCTCGACCGGTCTGTCGGGACCTCGCGCGTGTCGGCCGACGACGGCGGCGACACGGCTGCCCCGCACCGGCATTGCGGATCGGTGCGGGTCCTGTCCTCCACCACGTGTCGGGTCGTCGGCAGCCGGGCAACGCCAGCGGCGCCTGGCTCGCGGTCGGTCGCGGCCCCGGAGATCGCCCTCGAGTGCACCCTCGACTCGGACGCAAGCAAGGCTTCGGCCGCGGCCGGCGGGCAACTGCTGGCGCTCGACCTCGCCCGCGCGCACGGCCTCGGCCTGGTCGGGCCCGGTGGCTATGCCGCTGCTCGCGCCCTCGTGCTGACCATGCTCACCGGCCACCCCGCCGCCACCCTGGTCATCCCCGCCGACGACCTCGCCTGCCTGCTCGGCGTCCCGGCGCGGCCCGAGGACCTTCCCACCGCGGTGCGGGTGGTCGACGACCTGGCCACCGGCCTCGACCTGCTCGAGCCCCATGTGGCGCCGCCCCAGGGACCGGCCGACGCGGACTCACCCGCTCCGCTGGTGCTGATCGCCAGCGCATCGGTTGGTCAGGACGAGCGGGTGCGGCTGCAGGGCCTGCTGGACAACGGGGGTCAGGCCGGGGTCGCGGCGGTGCTGCTGGGTCAGTGGCAACCCGGCGTCACCGCCTACGTCACCTCCGCCGGGATCATCTCGGCCACCGACCCCGGACTCGGCGAGTCCCTGCGCGGCAGCCGCGCATTTACCCTGCCCGACACCGTCACGCGCGACCTGCTCACGCTCTTGCGCGACGTCGGGGCCACCCACCGCCCGCGCGATGTGGGCCAGCACCGCGCCCCACAACCCCCGAGCACTGCCCCCGCCGTGTCCCCGGTCGACCATACGGAGCCCGCATTGGGTTCGGAGCGTAACGACACTGGCCTGGAAATCACCAGCGGCGCCACCGCCCCCGCAGACGAGGAGACGACGCCCGCACCCTCGCCGAATCCGGATCCCACCACCGACCCGCCAGCCGGCGGTGCGGCTGGCCGCGCGGACGCAGCGGAATCGAGCACCACGGTGGCGCCGATCCTCCTGTCGGCCTTCGGCACGCCCACCTTGGCCTGGCGGCCCGATCTCACCCGGCCCGAGCACCTGTACGACATTTCGGCCGGGTTCTCACCGCGTCTGCTGGAGCTGCTGATGTTCCTGGCCGTGCAGCCCGGCGGAGTATCCCGAGACGCGATCGTCGACGCGGTGTGGCACGAGCACGTCCCCCAGCGGCCGGCCGCCGTGCTGCGCACCGTCCTCTCCCGCATCCGCAGCGCCGTGAGCGAGGCCACCGACGGCACGGTCACCGAGCTGGTGCTCACCGGGCGCCACCAGTACCGCCTCGATCCCGCCCTGGTCGAGACCGACTACCGTGCCTTCGCCGATGCGGTCGCCCGCGGCCGCGCCGCCGCCACCGACCTCGACCGGTTGGCGGCCTACGAGGAGATCGTGGACCGCTACGGCGGCCCGCTGGCCGATGGGTTCGATACCGATTGGCTCACCGCGGCCCGGGAGGGCACCCGACGGGACGCGCTCGACGCGGTCGCCGCCCTCGCCCGCGCACGGGTACGCACCGATCCCGACTACACGCTGGACTTGCTGGAGATCGCGCGCGCGTTCGACCCGCACAACGAGCTGCTCTACCGCGACATCATGCGCCTGCAGCACACCCTGGGCCGCCACGAGGCCATTTCGCGCACGCTGAGCCTGCTGGAAACCCGGCTCGCCGAAATCGACACCACCCCCACCCCGGAGACCGTCGACCTTGCGCGGCGCCTACGGGAACACCACACCGACCTCACTGACCCGGAACCTGATGACCGGCCCCGCAGGTGACCAGAGCACCATCACTCCGGGGGATAACGCTCCATTACCTACAATGGAGAAAACTAAAATAACTCGATCGACCACGGGCTCTTTGTCGCCGGCGATGCTAACGTCATTGGTGACGACCATACGCCTGCAGCAAAAGAAACGTATCCCCGTGCGCCCGCACCACCTCGAAACCTGTCACGTTCCCGCGCCGACGCATCATGAGTGTCCTTCTTTCCACGGCGCAACGGAAAAGTCGGGTAAGGACACCACGAGGGAAACTGACCCGCGGCAAAGAAAAGGAGCGACACCGGCACGCAGGTCGTCGCTCACGCCACGGACCGCCCCAGCACGAAGCAGCGAACACCGAGCCACGCGGAAGCCTCACACGTACCGGCCACTGCCCGACGAAGTACCCGTAGCGACCATCCCTGCGGCTGGGTTCGCGGAGCGTGTCTGCCAGCTGTGGGTCCAATGCCCCGGCCGATACACATCGTCTTTCGGTATCCGCCTAAGTCGGATCCCCCTTTGCTCGACGTTTCCGCAGCGTAGGGCATCTGACAGGGGATCCAATGGTGTCCCAGACACGCTTGACACCAAGCGGGTCATCACATCGGGCACAGCGGCGGTGTCACGCAAGTTCGTCATCGTGCCCCCAGTGCTCACCACCGCATTCCACTCACCTCATCCACCCCTCATTTCCCTTTTCCGGTTCTTAAAAATATCCGTATTTATCCGCGGTCTTGCTCGTGGCCAGCACACCCGTTCCGGGTCGACCCGGAATCGCCTGGCCTGCACAAACACGTCCGGGAAATGCGCGTCGCTCACGTCGAAGGGCGGCCGAAAATCCCCCGAAATCGACCCCGGAAACTATTGCGCGGCGCCCGGTGTCGAGTTACGTTTGTTGTGTCACCAGGAAAGCCGGAAACCGCAAACGAACCACCCGCCCCGGGTGCGAAATCATTACCCGGGAAGCCGGAAACCAGCAATTCACGAATGGGGATCGTTATGTGCTACGCCGACACCGCCACCAACGACGACGGCACCGCCACCGCGTTTTGCTACTGCGGGTGGAACGACGAACCAACCACCCCCGACGCCGCCGACGCTGCCGCCGAAGCCCACCAGCGGGACGCCGACGCCGCCGAAGCCGAATTCACTGCCACCCACTGACCCCGTAACCCGCGCACATGCCACACCGAAAGGGGCACACCGTGAACCACAACGCCAACGACCCGCGTACCGTGTACGTTTCCGATCCCGACGCCGCCCCCGCGCCACTGCCGGAAATCGTGGTGCGCCGCTTCACCGAAAACGGGTGCACGGTCACCGGTGTGGTGGTCGATCCCGCCGACGCGCAACGGCTGTTGTACGGCGTGGTCACCCGCCCCGACGGAAAACTTGCCGGAACCTATTACCCCGCCGACGCCGTGCGCGGTGATCAGTGGCGGGTGGTGGACGCCTACGGTGCCCAGTTTCCCGTCATGGGCGAGTACCACGCGGTGGAATGGCTGACCACCACGGGCGCGGCCGTGTGGTCCGACGACTAGCCGTCACGTCAGCGAAATCCCGCGCGTCATCCAATCGTCACCAAAAGGACCGAACACGATGACCACGCCAGCCACGACTCCGGCCACGGGCACCACGCCCGCCGCCCCGGGCGCGGCAACCCGACTGCGCAACGGCGAACTGCGGCGCATGGTGGCCGAACAGCTCGCCCACGACCCGACCGCCACACTGACTCCGGGCGCGATCGCCCGCACGCTCGGGCACTCGTCCGGGGCGGTCGGGAACGCGCTAGCCACGTTGGAAGCGCGCGGGGAAGCCACCAAGGTCGGCACGAACCCGGTCACCTACCGCGCGACCGACAACACTGCCGACGCCCCGAAAACCGCCGCCGTCGCCCCGCACACCACCACCGCCGCGCCATCGGCACCCACCCCGCCACCCGCCGCGCCCGCGCTGGTTACCGGACCGGTCCGCCGCCCGAACGGGCAGATGTACCACCCGCGCAAGCTGTCCGGGTTGTCGGACGTAACCGCGCTACGGCGATTGCGTGAGGCCGGGGTGTCCGCGCTCATGTACGGCCCACCCGGTACCGGTAAGACGGCGGTGGTGGAGGCCGCGTTCGACGACATCGTCACCGTACAGGGCGACAGCGACACCATTGTCGACGATTTCGTGGGGTCGTACACGCAAACACCGGACGGGCGCTATGAATTCGCCTATGGGCCTTTGGTGATCGCGATGCGGGAAGGGCGTGCGCTGTTCATCGATGACGCCACTCTGATACCGCCGACCGTCCTCGCGGTGGTGTACCCCGCGATGGACGGACGCCGCCAGATCACGATCAAGGCGCACAAGGGGGAAGTGGTCGACGCCGCGCCCGGGTTCTACGTCGTGGCAGGACACAACCCCGGGGTACACGGGGCGGTCCTCACCGACGCGCTGTCGTCGCGGTTCGCCGCGCAGATTCACGTGTCCACCGACTACGACCTCGCCACCCGGCTCAAAATCGAGCCCAGAGCGGTACGCGCTGCGCGGAACCTGGCCAAACGGCAGGCAAAGGGCGAGATCGGGTGGGCGCCCCAGCTGCGTGAACTGATCGCGTTCCACAGGATCAGCGATGCGCTCGGCATCACCACCGCCGCCGGAAACCTGATCGGCATCGCCCCGGACGAGGACCGCGAGATCGTCGCCGAAACAGTGCGCAACGTGTTCGGCCCCGACATCGCGCCGCTATCACTGGGAGCCCAATTCTAAAGGGACCTACCACCACCGCCCGCGATCATCCCGAAAGGACACACTACGATGACCACCCACGTAGCCGTACCCACCGCCACACCGACAGCCGTATTCCCCACCACCCCCGGATGGCTGGCCCTGTCCGCCGCGTTCGGCGACGAGGTCCCCGCGATCGCCGACCGTGACGACCTCGTGGTCACCGTCGCCCCCGGGGCGGGACACGGTGCCCCCGCGTGCTTTTTCCCCGACCTGGCAGCCATCGAGGTCGATGGGTGCCACGTGGACGAGGGGGTCGACCCCGCCACGGTCGCCCCGCACCGCATCGGGGACCGCAAGCGCTACCGCACCGCGTGGGGTCTGCTGACCCACGAGTGCGCGCACGCCGCCCATACGGTGTGGCGCGCACCCGCCGACGCGCCGCGCGGGGCAGCGGCAGCGGCAGAGCTGCTGGAAGAGTCCCGCATCGAAGCGGCACAGCTCCGACGCCGCCCGGGGGACCGGTACTGGCTGCGTGCCAGCGCCATCAACCTGATCCTCGCCGACACCGACACGAAAGACCCCGCCACCGCGCTCACCATGTCCGCCCGTAGCGCGGCAACCGCTGCCGCGCTCCTTCTGGCACGGGTGGACGGCGGGGTACTCAACACCCGCGAAACCGCCCCCGTCGCCCGCATGGTGCGGGACATCCTCGGCACCGACAGCCTGGCCACCCTGCGCGATATCTGGCGTGCGGCGCACCGCACCGCCGACGACGACGCCGAGACCATGATCGAACTCGGACGCCGCTGGTGCGAGGTGATCGGCACCGACCCCGAAGACCCGCGCGACGGTGAACCGGGCGACGGCACCCCGTCACCGCTGGCCGAGGTGGTCGCCCGAGCGGCGGGCGCGATCGCCGCCGAAGTGGGCAGTGAGCCCGCACCCACCGACCCCGTGACCGAACGGATGGAAGCCGAGGCCACCGAGGTCGCTGCCCGCGAGGCCGCCGACCGCGACGCGCGCACCGTGTTCTCATCGGGTGGTGGTCGTTCGGGTGGGACCCGCACGGCAGGCACGCGCCCGCCTACCGACGCCGAACGCACCGCCGCGCGGGACCTCGCCCGTGCGTTGGACACCGCGGGAGTCCGGGATCGCACCGCCACCAAAACGACCTCGGCCACACCTCCCGGGCGGTTGCGGATGCGCGGAGCGATGGCGGCCGACGCGCAACGTGCGGCGGGCGTGATCCCCACCGCTGAACCGTTCACCCGTACCACCCGGAAAATGGTGCCCACCCCGCCGCTACGGCTGGGCATCGCGTGTGACGTGTCCGGTTCGATGGGTGCCTTCGCCGGACCGGTGGCCTCGGCCGCCTGGATTCTCGGCCACGCCGCCCACCACACCCAGGTTCCGGCCACCACCGCCACCGTGATCTTCGGCCACACCGTCCGCCCGATCACGCACCCCGGCACCGCGCCACGCGAGGTCACGGAATTCGCCGCCAGCGATGGTGTGGAAGCCCTGGACCGCGCGATCAGCGCCCTCGACGGTGCCCTGAACCTGTCCCGCACCGACGCCGCGCGGCTGCTGGTCATCGTGACCGACACCGACATCGTCGACCCTGTTTACCGCCGCAACGCGCAGAAACACCTCGAACGGTTGCGCGCCACCGGGTGTGCCGTGTTGTGGCTGACACCGCGCAGGCCGTGGCTGGACACGGACCTAGTGCGAGGGGACACCGCGCACCGGCTCGCCGATCCGACCACCACCGCCCGCGAAATCGGGCACGCCACCACCGCCGCCCTGCGCGCCACCCGCTGAACCACCACCGCCTCGGGGCGGGGCACCACCCGACCCCGAGGAAACCAACCCACCGGCCATCGCAACCACCACAACCGAAGGACGTGTCCGTGATGAACGACCCCGCTGCCGCAGCGCCGCGCGAGCGCATAGTCGAACTCGACGAAAGCGCCACCTGCAACCAGCACCGCTACACCTACACCCGCATCGCCCGCATCGGCGGATACCGCATACGGGCACGCGTCGAACGCGACTTCTATCCGTTCCAATCGGGTGCCGTGGCCGAGGTTCTCGCCACCGACAGGACGTGGACCCACCTCGCCACCTACGACCCCGAGGAGTGGATCGATGCCACCACCATGCCCAACCGGGGAGGGGTCCATTGCGCCACCGAACTCGGCGAGATCGCCGAAGTCCTCCTCAACCGCGCCGCAAGCATCCTCCTCGACTAATCCCATCCGCCCGCTGCCCCGTGACGAGGTGAACGATCATGACCATCACGCACACACCAGAAACCTTGGCCGCGCGCGTCGCCAATGCGCTGGACCGTGCCCGCCGCCAGGATCCCGCGTTCGACACCCGCCCCTGCGACGACCACCGCGCCCTCATCCGCCGCGCGCTTGCCCATGACATCACTGTCGCGTTCGGGGTGGCGCTCCACACGGTCACGGTCACCGACGACCCCGACCGGGAACACGGGGGATGGCGGTGGTTCCGTGTCGCGATCGCGGACGACGGCAACGAGTACCGGTTCACCTCCTTCGGCGGCACCGTGGACGATCTCCGCGTGCTCGCGCCGTGCCCGCAGTGCGGTGGCGAGGTGCCGCGCGCTGACGCCTCCGAACTCGCCGCGCTCGGTCGCTTCCTCGACTCCCTGGCCACCGGGCACCCCGTCCCCACCCCGCACGAGTACGAGCCCGACCACCAGCACGCGCACGGGTGCCCGAGCTACCAGCCCTGACACCGCAACCCCACCCCGCTCCCAGGACAGGAGACGTCACGTCGCCTGTCATGACATTCAGCCGAGAAGGACGGTGTGTGATGACCACCTTCATACCCATTCCCCCCGACCTGTACCGCCACGCTGAGCCCGACGCGGGCGCGATCCTGCCCGCACTGACCGAACGACTGAAGCGGAGCCGACCGGTCGAGCAGTTCGACCCGAACTGGGGCTACGTGCTCACCGGTCTCGCGTCAACCGGCGCGGTGGTCGCGGCCCTGCATTGTGGGCAGACCGACGTGCCCGACCACGTGTGGCCCGAGGTGATGCGCCTGTACTGCCCGACGGCGTGGAGCCTGCTCACCTCGTCCGGAGTGCCGTTCGAGAGGTGGCAGGTCGGCCGCTGCGAGGCCATGTTGCACAGCCGGGTCGCGGCCACCGCCAACACCGAACTCGGCGGCTACGCCGTGTTCGCCGTGATGGACGTGCCGCCGTCGTGGCTGAGGTCGTCGGCACGCTAGGCGATATTCCCACCTTCACCTGACCACCTGCCCCGTCGCCGCACCGTGGAAAGGGGTGGACAACCCATGCACGACAGGAAAAACCGACTCATGTGGGCCGTGCTGGCCATGCTGCTACCGGGACCGTGGACCCCGGTCATCGTGCTGGCCTACATCCTCGGCCGCGCCACCGAACGCGACCAGGCCGCCGATCACCACCGCTTCCCGCAGCCGTACCCACCACCCGACCCCTACGCCTGCGTCCCGGACCCGCTGACTCGGGACTCGTACGCGCCACCACGGTAAGGACTGACAACCCATGTCGAGCTACACCGACTTCTACTTCGGACGTGGCGAGAACGCCAACTGGCTCGGCTCCCTACGCGGGGAGTGCTGCCCCGAGAACTTCCTCACCGTCCCACCATCGCGGCTGGCGCTGGCCGCGACCGACGAGAGCACCTTCCGCCCGGCGGTCGCCGACACCCTCGGCGTGTGGGAAGACGAACGCCTCGGCCAGGCGTATCGCCGCGAACTCGGCTGGCCATGGCCGTGGTACACCAGCCACGACAGCAGCTGGATCATTGTGTTCGACCCGGCACCGCGCGCGGTGTTCGTCACCGTGGGCGGCGGGGTCACCTGGCACCGCATCGATCCCCACGACCCGCAGTTCCCCGAGGGCGACGACCCGCTCGGCCCAGACAAACATCTACGCGTGGCTTCGCGATCCGGCCGCACCGCCCTCGGTGCCGATGCCGCTGATGCGCCCGAAACCCACCACTATACCCACCTTCGGCGGTGACGCCCGATGAGCCTCGCGACAACGCACGACTTCTACCTCGGGCGCGGACCGGACGCCGAGTGGCTCGGGTCGATCCACCTCGGCACCTGCGCCTGCAACGGCCTCGACGAGATCGATCGCGCCCGCACCGCGGACGAATTCGCCGAACTCGTGGACGTCTTCCTGCGCGCCGCCGAGGTCGCCACGGCACCG
The sequence above is drawn from the Amycolatopsis aidingensis genome and encodes:
- a CDS encoding VWA domain-containing protein, with protein sequence MTTHVAVPTATPTAVFPTTPGWLALSAAFGDEVPAIADRDDLVVTVAPGAGHGAPACFFPDLAAIEVDGCHVDEGVDPATVAPHRIGDRKRYRTAWGLLTHECAHAAHTVWRAPADAPRGAAAAAELLEESRIEAAQLRRRPGDRYWLRASAINLILADTDTKDPATALTMSARSAATAAALLLARVDGGVLNTRETAPVARMVRDILGTDSLATLRDIWRAAHRTADDDAETMIELGRRWCEVIGTDPEDPRDGEPGDGTPSPLAEVVARAAGAIAAEVGSEPAPTDPVTERMEAEATEVAAREAADRDARTVFSSGGGRSGGTRTAGTRPPTDAERTAARDLARALDTAGVRDRTATKTTSATPPGRLRMRGAMAADAQRAAGVIPTAEPFTRTTRKMVPTPPLRLGIACDVSGSMGAFAGPVASAAWILGHAAHHTQVPATTATVIFGHTVRPITHPGTAPREVTEFAASDGVEALDRAISALDGALNLSRTDAARLLVIVTDTDIVDPVYRRNAQKHLERLRATGCAVLWLTPRRPWLDTDLVRGDTAHRLADPTTTAREIGHATTAALRATR
- a CDS encoding BTAD domain-containing putative transcriptional regulator, whose translation is MLRFVCRVVRGGLACAVLLAVVVALPGVLVRYIGWPLPDHLPSTDELTVVLLQPMSTGFLLDALACLAWLLWFCFVLDVLACAVELARGARWSELARQSGPLRRVAAVLIGALLVAVLGRTATAAPAATAGGSPGHAFSPIVATAPAWHTPAIGGAGASAAAGAQDQTRSASAGAVGEDTPPGTERARLPENGVHDSLWRIADRCLGDGSRWPEIWALNQGSTQPGGRVLTNPHLIQPGDLFRLPTHSSTQPGPDTDSPVPHPAPPPSVPREPVPSTPPPPSESHSPGANTPVGPPAATHADPADGPAAEPSGGVSWGTEVFVSLGLATAVSAALLLLRRRHNARYRPGSGRRDDHLPVAPVVYQLRLAHLQAQHQDDDRGLVAEASQLDRSVGTSRVSADDGGDTAAPHRHCGSVRVLSSTTCRVVGSRATPAAPGSRSVAAPEIALECTLDSDASKASAAAGGQLLALDLARAHGLGLVGPGGYAAARALVLTMLTGHPAATLVIPADDLACLLGVPARPEDLPTAVRVVDDLATGLDLLEPHVAPPQGPADADSPAPLVLIASASVGQDERVRLQGLLDNGGQAGVAAVLLGQWQPGVTAYVTSAGIISATDPGLGESLRGSRAFTLPDTVTRDLLTLLRDVGATHRPRDVGQHRAPQPPSTAPAVSPVDHTEPALGSERNDTGLEITSGATAPADEETTPAPSPNPDPTTDPPAGGAAGRADAAESSTTVAPILLSAFGTPTLAWRPDLTRPEHLYDISAGFSPRLLELLMFLAVQPGGVSRDAIVDAVWHEHVPQRPAAVLRTVLSRIRSAVSEATDGTVTELVLTGRHQYRLDPALVETDYRAFADAVARGRAAATDLDRLAAYEEIVDRYGGPLADGFDTDWLTAAREGTRRDALDAVAALARARVRTDPDYTLDLLEIARAFDPHNELLYRDIMRLQHTLGRHEAISRTLSLLETRLAEIDTTPTPETVDLARRLREHHTDLTDPEPDDRPRR
- a CDS encoding AAA family ATPase produces the protein MTTPATTPATGTTPAAPGAATRLRNGELRRMVAEQLAHDPTATLTPGAIARTLGHSSGAVGNALATLEARGEATKVGTNPVTYRATDNTADAPKTAAVAPHTTTAAPSAPTPPPAAPALVTGPVRRPNGQMYHPRKLSGLSDVTALRRLREAGVSALMYGPPGTGKTAVVEAAFDDIVTVQGDSDTIVDDFVGSYTQTPDGRYEFAYGPLVIAMREGRALFIDDATLIPPTVLAVVYPAMDGRRQITIKAHKGEVVDAAPGFYVVAGHNPGVHGAVLTDALSSRFAAQIHVSTDYDLATRLKIEPRAVRAARNLAKRQAKGEIGWAPQLRELIAFHRISDALGITTAAGNLIGIAPDEDREIVAETVRNVFGPDIAPLSLGAQF
- a CDS encoding TadE/TadG family type IV pilus assembly protein produces the protein MTRPAPNLALPRWRRWWAAEHGSVTAEAVLVAPLLVMLLLFLAVVVHRGVDARLRLDDAAHQAARAATLHRSTPAATTAARDTAEAALAQADLACHTVTTTMSGTLAPAGAVTVRVRCTVDFGQALLLGVPGGKTLESTASEVVDTHRSQRRAGARP